One genomic window of Burkholderia diffusa includes the following:
- the rho gene encoding transcription termination factor Rho, protein MHLSELKSLHVSELIEMANGLEIENANRLRKQELMFAILKKRAKTGETIFGDGTLEVLPDGFGFLRSPEMSYLASTDDIYISPSQIRRFNLHTGDTIEGEVRTPKDGERYFALVKVDKVNGQPPEASKHKIMFENLTPLHPNKPLSLEREMRGEENVTGRIIDMIAPIGKGQRGLLVASPKSGKTVMLQHIAHAIKQNHPDVILFVLLIDERPEEVTEMQRSVAGEVIASTFDEPATRHVQVAEMVIEKAKRLVEMKHDVVILLDSITRLARAYNTVIPASGKVLTGGVDANALQRPKRFFGAARNIEEGGSLTIIGTALIETGSRMDDVIYEEFKGTGNMEVHLERRLAEKRVYPSINLNKSGTRREEMLIKPEILQKIWVLRKFIHDMDEVEAMEFLLDKIRQTKSNSEFFDLMRRGG, encoded by the coding sequence ATGCATTTATCCGAGCTCAAGTCTCTGCACGTGTCCGAACTGATCGAAATGGCCAATGGCCTGGAGATCGAAAACGCGAACCGCCTGCGCAAGCAGGAGCTGATGTTCGCCATTCTCAAAAAGCGCGCCAAGACGGGAGAGACGATCTTCGGCGACGGCACGCTCGAAGTGCTGCCGGACGGTTTCGGCTTCCTGCGCTCGCCGGAAATGTCGTACCTCGCGAGCACCGATGACATCTACATCAGCCCGTCGCAGATCCGCCGCTTCAACCTGCACACCGGCGACACCATCGAAGGTGAAGTCCGCACGCCGAAGGACGGCGAGCGCTACTTCGCGCTGGTGAAGGTCGACAAAGTCAACGGGCAGCCGCCCGAGGCCTCGAAACACAAGATCATGTTCGAGAACCTCACGCCGCTGCACCCGAACAAGCCGCTGTCGCTCGAGCGCGAAATGCGCGGCGAGGAGAACGTCACCGGCCGCATCATCGACATGATCGCGCCGATCGGCAAGGGCCAGCGCGGCCTGCTCGTCGCGTCGCCGAAGTCGGGCAAGACCGTGATGCTCCAGCACATCGCACACGCGATCAAGCAGAACCATCCGGACGTCATCCTGTTCGTGCTGCTGATCGACGAGCGCCCCGAAGAAGTGACCGAAATGCAGCGCTCGGTCGCCGGCGAAGTGATCGCGTCGACGTTCGACGAACCGGCCACGCGTCACGTGCAGGTCGCCGAAATGGTGATCGAGAAGGCCAAGCGCCTCGTCGAAATGAAGCACGACGTCGTGATCCTGCTCGACTCGATCACGCGTCTCGCACGCGCTTACAACACCGTGATCCCGGCGTCGGGCAAGGTGCTGACGGGCGGCGTCGACGCGAACGCGCTGCAGCGCCCGAAGCGCTTCTTCGGCGCGGCGCGCAACATCGAGGAAGGCGGCTCGCTGACGATCATCGGCACCGCGCTGATCGAAACCGGCAGCCGCATGGATGACGTGATCTACGAAGAGTTCAAGGGCACCGGCAACATGGAAGTGCACCTCGAGCGCCGTCTCGCGGAAAAGCGCGTCTATCCGTCGATCAACCTGAACAAATCGGGCACGCGTCGCGAAGAAATGCTGATCAAGCCTGAGATCCTTCAGAAGATCTGGGTGCTGCGCAAGTTCATCCACGACATGGACGAAGTCGAGGCAATGGAATTCCTGCTCGACAAGATCCGCCAGACGAAGAGCAACTCCGAGTTCTTCGACCTGATGCGCCGCGGCGGCTGA
- the dnaX gene encoding DNA polymerase III subunit gamma/tau: MTYQVLARKWRPKDFASLVGQEHVVRALTHALDGGRLHHAYLFTGTRGVGKTTLSRIFAKALNCETGVTSQPCGVCRACREIDEGRFVDYVEMDAASNRGVDEMAALLERAVYAPVDARFKVYMIDEVHMLTNHAFNAMLKTLEEPPPHVKFILATTDPQKIPVTVLSRCLQFNLKQMPAGHIVSHLERILGEERISFEQQALRLLARAAQGSMRDALSLTDQAIAYSANEVTESAVSGMLGALDQTYMVRLLDALAAGNGPEILAIADEMSLRSLSFSTALQDLASLLHRIAWAQFAPGSVLDEWPEAADLRRFAETLSPEQVQLFYQIATVGRAELGLAPDEYAGFTMTLLRMLAFEPTVGTGSAPGGQPAVPRAVPAPAPRVAAAASAAPAGPSSVPAAAADAARPQAAAPAAPAARPSPARSGDAVAAQAVKPVSSPVAAAAATPAVPQPEAGPAPQAAPSGEALPAVRNEPESPAAAKRNDEPAPAAEQAPRAGPAEPAARPAARGGAAAALDVLRNAGMRVSSDRSRAGVASKPAAAQPAQEKPAASRPAVQVPTPRAAERAPQPADTRQAPPPWEDIPPDEYVPLSADEMFGGAADDGFVPVFDSGPDDVRIAPKPAEARPSAPVDTRPLPPAIALDPVGFGGEWPALAARLPLKGVAYQLAFNSELTAVDATTLKLSVPVPQYADAAQVAKLKAALADALGKAVEVAVEIGPARRTAAALDAAARAARQREAEQDIHGDPFVQQLVRDFGARIVEGSVRPLVDSAPDGTPPTLH, encoded by the coding sequence ATGACCTATCAAGTTCTCGCACGCAAGTGGCGTCCGAAGGATTTCGCTTCGCTCGTCGGCCAGGAGCACGTCGTCAGGGCGCTCACGCACGCGCTCGACGGCGGGCGTCTCCATCACGCCTATCTGTTTACCGGAACCCGCGGTGTCGGCAAGACGACGCTGTCGCGGATCTTCGCGAAGGCGCTCAATTGTGAAACCGGCGTCACGTCGCAGCCGTGCGGCGTGTGCCGCGCGTGCCGCGAGATCGACGAAGGCCGCTTCGTCGATTACGTTGAAATGGACGCGGCGAGCAACCGCGGCGTCGACGAGATGGCCGCGCTGCTCGAGCGCGCAGTGTACGCGCCCGTCGATGCGCGCTTCAAGGTCTACATGATCGACGAAGTGCACATGCTGACGAATCATGCGTTCAACGCGATGCTGAAGACGCTCGAGGAGCCGCCGCCGCACGTCAAGTTCATCCTCGCGACAACCGACCCGCAGAAGATTCCCGTCACCGTGCTGTCGCGCTGCCTGCAGTTCAATCTGAAGCAGATGCCGGCCGGGCACATCGTGTCGCATCTCGAACGAATCCTTGGCGAAGAGCGGATCTCGTTCGAACAGCAGGCGCTGCGCCTGCTCGCGCGCGCCGCGCAGGGCAGCATGCGCGATGCGCTGTCGCTGACCGACCAGGCGATCGCCTATTCGGCGAACGAAGTGACCGAATCGGCCGTATCGGGCATGCTCGGCGCGCTCGACCAGACCTATATGGTGCGCCTGCTCGATGCGCTCGCGGCCGGCAACGGCCCGGAGATTCTCGCGATCGCCGACGAGATGTCGCTGCGCAGCCTGTCCTTTTCCACCGCGCTGCAGGATCTTGCGAGCCTGCTGCACCGGATCGCATGGGCGCAGTTCGCGCCGGGTTCGGTCCTCGACGAATGGCCGGAAGCGGCCGACCTGCGCCGCTTCGCGGAAACGCTGAGCCCCGAGCAGGTTCAGCTGTTCTATCAGATCGCGACGGTCGGACGCGCGGAGCTCGGCCTTGCGCCGGACGAATACGCAGGCTTCACGATGACGTTGCTGCGAATGCTCGCGTTCGAACCGACCGTCGGCACCGGCAGTGCGCCGGGCGGTCAGCCGGCTGTGCCGCGGGCCGTACCCGCGCCTGCGCCGCGTGTGGCCGCCGCCGCGTCGGCGGCCCCCGCCGGGCCGTCTTCGGTACCGGCAGCCGCCGCGGACGCAGCACGCCCGCAAGCGGCCGCTCCGGCCGCGCCCGCTGCGCGTCCGTCGCCGGCCCGGTCCGGCGATGCAGTGGCAGCGCAGGCCGTGAAGCCCGTCTCGTCACCGGTTGCGGCTGCTGCCGCAACGCCTGCCGTGCCGCAGCCGGAAGCGGGCCCGGCACCGCAGGCCGCGCCATCGGGCGAAGCGCTGCCTGCCGTGCGCAACGAACCCGAATCGCCTGCTGCCGCCAAGCGCAACGACGAACCAGCGCCCGCTGCCGAACAGGCGCCGCGTGCTGGCCCGGCCGAGCCCGCCGCGCGCCCGGCGGCCCGCGGGGGGGCTGCTGCCGCGCTCGACGTGCTGCGCAATGCCGGCATGCGCGTGTCGTCCGACCGCTCGCGGGCGGGCGTCGCGTCGAAACCGGCGGCGGCCCAGCCAGCCCAGGAGAAACCTGCGGCATCGCGACCTGCCGTGCAGGTGCCGACGCCGCGCGCGGCGGAGCGCGCGCCGCAGCCAGCCGACACGCGTCAGGCCCCGCCGCCGTGGGAAGACATTCCGCCGGACGAATACGTGCCGCTCAGCGCCGACGAGATGTTCGGCGGTGCGGCGGACGACGGCTTCGTGCCGGTGTTCGACAGCGGCCCCGATGACGTACGCATTGCGCCGAAGCCGGCGGAGGCGCGTCCGTCCGCACCGGTCGACACGCGCCCGCTGCCGCCTGCGATCGCGCTCGATCCGGTCGGCTTCGGCGGCGAATGGCCGGCGCTGGCCGCACGATTGCCACTGAAGGGCGTCGCGTATCAGCTCGCGTTCAACAGCGAGCTGACGGCTGTCGACGCGACGACGCTGAAACTGTCCGTGCCGGTGCCGCAGTATGCGGACGCTGCCCAGGTCGCGAAGCTGAAGGCCGCTCTGGCCGACGCGCTCGGCAAGGCTGTCGAAGTTGCGGTCGAAATTGGGCCCGCGCGGCGCACCGCAGCGGCGCTCGATGCGGCCGCGCGCGCGGCGCGCCAGCGCGAGGCCGAGCAGGACATCCATGGCGATCCGTTCGTCCAGCAACTCGTGCGTGACTTCGGTGCGCGTATCGTCGAAGGCTCGGTGCGGCCGCTCGTCGATTCGGCGCCGGACGGCACGCCCCCGACGCTGCATTGA
- the trxA gene encoding thioredoxin TrxA — MSEQIKHISDASFEQDVVKSDKPVLVDFWAEWCGPCKMIAPILDEVAKDYGDKLQIAKINVDDNQATPAKFGVRGIPTLILFKNGAAAAQKVGALSKSQLTAFLDSHL, encoded by the coding sequence ATGAGCGAACAGATCAAACACATCAGCGACGCATCGTTCGAACAGGACGTCGTCAAATCCGACAAGCCCGTGCTCGTCGACTTCTGGGCCGAATGGTGCGGCCCGTGCAAGATGATCGCCCCGATCCTCGACGAAGTCGCGAAGGACTACGGCGACAAGCTGCAGATCGCGAAGATCAACGTCGACGACAACCAGGCAACGCCCGCGAAGTTCGGCGTGCGCGGCATCCCGACGCTGATCCTGTTCAAGAACGGCGCGGCCGCCGCGCAGAAGGTCGGCGCGCTGTCGAAGTCGCAGCTCACCGCATTCCTGGACAGCCACCTGTAA
- a CDS encoding MerR family transcriptional regulator: MPNNASPTLLTVSDAASRLGVTPRTLKYYEERGLVTPSRSGGRYRLYDEADLERFARILRLRALGFSLHGITEMLKRPLEETGDGRRRYSDASLRDIRSGLAGQIDTLDQRIAAVQRELKEAVALRKELQHDIDYIERRLAGENPDTLIAQRQAEAGTRRARKGRE, encoded by the coding sequence ATGCCGAACAACGCCTCCCCCACGCTGCTGACCGTGAGCGACGCCGCGTCGCGGCTCGGCGTCACGCCGCGCACGCTGAAGTATTACGAAGAGCGCGGGCTCGTCACGCCGTCACGCAGCGGCGGCCGCTATCGCCTTTACGACGAAGCCGATCTTGAACGCTTCGCCCGCATCCTGCGGCTGCGCGCGCTCGGCTTTTCGCTACACGGCATCACCGAGATGCTCAAGCGCCCGCTGGAAGAAACGGGCGATGGCCGACGCCGCTACTCGGATGCGTCGTTGCGCGACATCCGCTCGGGGCTCGCCGGGCAAATCGACACGCTCGACCAACGGATCGCGGCAGTCCAGCGTGAGCTGAAAGAAGCCGTCGCGCTGCGCAAGGAACTGCAGCATGACATCGACTACATCGAACGGCGACTCGCAGGCGAAAACCCCGACACACTGATCGCGCAGCGGCAAGCGGAAGCCGGCACACGGCGCGCGCGCAAGGGCCGGGAATGA
- a CDS encoding IS3 family transposase (programmed frameshift) — translation MTKYDERFRRRVVQAYLAGEAGTKTLAHRYGVGRTMVRRWVASYREHGEDGLSKKHSHYDARFKLSVLQRMRRDELSYAQVAALFGIRNERSIPIWERLYHEGGIDALAPRRRGRPPKMTTSPPPKSLDDTVQKEPSREELLKEIVYLRAEVAYPKKARCAAAIKEADSAQEKTQIIRELRQCHPVAALLKAAGLARSTFYYQLKVLDAGDRYADLKVKIRSVYDHHKGRYGYRRITTVIRQAGHAINHKTVQRLMGQLQLKSLVRPKRYRSWRGEVGRVAPNLLRRQFDAERPNQKWVTDVTEFNVGGPKLYLSPVMDLYNGEIVAYQMDERPSFELVSGMLKKAVAKLDDEGRPLLHSDQGWQYQMPAYRRLLKQHALTQSMSRRGNCLDNAAMESFFGTLKSECYRLARFANVEQLRDALSRYIHYYNHERIKLKLNGLSPVQYRTQPLAA, via the exons ATGACGAAGTACGACGAACGTTTTCGGCGTCGAGTGGTTCAGGCGTACCTGGCTGGAGAGGCCGGCACCAAGACACTTGCTCACCGTTACGGAGTGGGCAGGACGATGGTGCGACGTTGGGTGGCGAGCTATCGCGAGCATGGCGAAGACGGACTGAGCAAGAAGCACAGCCACTACGACGCGCGATTCAAGTTGTCAGTCCTTCAGCGGATGCGGCGCGATGAGCTGTCGTATGCGCAGGTGGCAGCGCTATTCGGCATCCGCAATGAACGAAGCATCCCGATCTGGGAGCGTCTGTATCATGAGGGCGGTATAGATGCGTTGGCGCCTCGTCGCCGAGGGCGCCCCCCGAAAATGACCACCTCACCACCACCGAAATCCCTCGACGATACCGTGCAGAAAGAGCCGAGCCGCGAGGAACTGCTCAAGGAAATCGTGTATTTGCGAGCGGAGGTGGCATACC CTAAAAAAGCTCGATGCGCTGCTGCAATCAAAGAAGCAGACAGCGCCCAGGAAAAAACGCAAATAATACGTGAGCTTAGGCAATGCCATCCGGTAGCCGCGTTACTGAAGGCGGCAGGTCTGGCACGCAGCACGTTCTATTACCAACTCAAGGTATTGGATGCTGGCGATCGGTATGCGGATCTCAAAGTGAAGATCCGGAGCGTGTACGACCACCACAAGGGCCGTTACGGCTATCGGCGAATCACGACAGTGATCCGGCAAGCGGGACACGCGATCAATCACAAGACCGTGCAGCGGTTGATGGGACAACTGCAGTTGAAATCTCTGGTACGCCCGAAGAGATATCGTTCCTGGCGAGGCGAAGTCGGCCGCGTTGCCCCAAATCTACTGCGGCGGCAGTTTGATGCTGAACGCCCGAATCAGAAGTGGGTGACCGACGTGACCGAATTCAATGTAGGGGGCCCAAAGCTCTATCTGTCGCCGGTGATGGACTTGTACAACGGGGAGATCGTCGCTTACCAAATGGATGAGCGCCCGAGCTTCGAGTTGGTCAGCGGCATGTTGAAGAAGGCGGTGGCCAAGCTCGATGATGAAGGACGGCCGTTACTGCATTCGGATCAAGGCTGGCAGTATCAGATGCCCGCCTACCGTCGGTTGTTGAAGCAGCATGCGCTCACCCAGAGCATGTCGCGCAGAGGCAACTGCCTTGATAACGCAGCCATGGAGAGCTTCTTCGGCACGCTGAAATCCGAGTGCTATCGGCTGGCGCGCTTTGCGAACGTGGAGCAGTTGCGAGATGCGTTGAGCCGCTACATTCACTACTACAACCACGAACGCATCAAGCTGAAATTAAATGGGCTGAGTCCCGTGCAATACAGGACTCAGCCCTTGGCCGCTTAG